One genomic region from Neoarius graeffei isolate fNeoGra1 chromosome 4, fNeoGra1.pri, whole genome shotgun sequence encodes:
- the stmn3 gene encoding stathmin-3, whose protein sequence is MQVRLTGDSKLSVDMEVKFLSKQTSGQAFEIILNSPTDLSPDRPQSLYLAADRKEPSLENLQKKLDAAEDRRRSLEKQILKQLSEKREHEREVLNKAHEVNNNYSRLAEEKLNHKMELRSENRMAHLSALKQRLREKELHAAEVRKNKELQSELSG, encoded by the exons atgcaggttaggttaactggtgactctaaattgagcgtag ATATGGAAGTAAAGTTCCTGAGTAAGCAAACATCTGGACAGGCTTTTGAAATCATCCTGAACAGTCCCACTGATTTGTCACCAGACAGGCCTCAGAGTCTGTACCTGGCAGCCGACAGAAAAGAGCCTTCACTGGAAAACCTGCAGAAAAAACTGGATGCTGCTGAGGATAGAAGAAGA AGTCTGGAGAAGCAGATTTTGAAGCAGCTGTCAGAGAAACGAGAACATGAAAGAGAGGTTCTCAATAAGGCCCATGAGGTGAATAACAACTACAGCAGATTGGCAGAGGAGAAGCTCAATCACAAAATGGAATTGAGAAGTGAGAATCGCATGGCCCATCTCAGTGCCCTAAAGCAGCGCCTGAGAGAAAAA GAGCTACATGCCGCAGAGGTACGCAAGAATAAGGAGCTGCAGTCTGAACTCTCTGGCTAA